GTTTTCGTTgtacttgtttttgttttgtcccaGGTTTTGAGTCATTACAAATGGCCAGAACATCTGGAAACTGATTTTCTGTTCTGTGAGTATTTTCTTACTTCATCAAAAGTTTGAAAGAGAGTTATCTTTGGACTTAGTTATCTGTTTTATTGTCAAGGTGCATCCTCAATTGGGTCAGTCAATCCACAGTTTTTGGCTGCATTTTCAGCAGCGGCTGGAAAGACAGCGGCGCAGTTCCCTGAGTCTGAGGAGTCCGATCCAGATGTAAGAAACTTATTCAGATTTTGTGTAGCATGATAAAAAGGTGAAATACTTCCCAAGTTATTCAGATTTGCATTCAGTAATTTATTGTTGGTCTTTACAGTGGGGCTGCTGGAGTGCAAGTCAAGAGTTAAAAAATCCATCCATTAGAATCATCTTTCCCACAATTGAAAGAGTGAAAAATGCAAGTTGTGGAATCTTAGCATCAAAATACCTTCTGTGCTTCTCGCAGGTATCCTTACTTTTTAGATGAAACCTCAAATTTGTATCCTTTTGCAGTTGACTTCTTGGATACTCAGTCATTAATAATGATTTTCAACCGTCGCACCAATAAGGTCGTAGTGAATATAGAGAAGTGTGCTTTGCAGTTGTAATTTCTCCTTTATTATGGTAGCAAAGACAAGCTTGTTACTTTTTACTCCGTATTTAATAATAACTTTTTCTGTGGACAAGTTGTAATTTGCCTAATCCTATTCTTTTACAGAAAACATGGCAAAGGTTAAGAAACATTGACATTCTTCGTGATGCAATTCCATATCCCAGTGATAGAGTTAATCATCCAATGCATGTCAAGGTAAATAAATATGTATGCATCTCTGATTGTCTAATTTTAGACCCTTATAAGATTGCTTTGTATTCAAATTGAGTTTGTTTATAATAGATCTACAATTTGTGCTAATTAAGGTCATGCTTTGGGGTTTCATGTGCGCATGAATGATTTCAATCACAAAGATTGGGACGTCATGGTTTGACTTCCTCCAGTATTGAACTTTTTAGGGTGCTAGGTTTCAATATTACGTAACTTTTAGGGTCACTTCTTGGGTTATTGCTTGTTTGAGAAATATAATAGAGGAGAGAATGATTGGTGAAAGCAGGTGGCCCGAAGATGCTTCCAGTCTAAGAAGGATTCGTCATCCTTTGGATGGGTGTATAGTGGGTCACATAACCTCAGCGCAGCTGCTTGGGGACGTCCAATTTACAAGTCAATTGAGATTAATGCCGTTGGAGCTGTGAAGTCAAATTCTGTACTGGGTTCGAGACTTCACATTTGTAACTACGAGCTTGgtatcattttcattgttcCGCCACCAGATTCAACAGCTAGTTCCAAACATAAGACTGCAAATTTGGATGATATTGTACTGCCATTTGTTGTGCCCGCCCCGAAATATAAATCCAGTGACACACCGGCAACGGCACAGGCCATGAGAGAAGCACTGGTGGATAGAGGGAGACAGATGTTTATGGAATCAGCTGCAGCTGGAGAAGTGATGGACGAAGAGGTCCcggatgatgaagatgatgatatAGTGGTGGCATCGGATTTCTTTACAGAGGAGAAGGAAGATGAGAAAGCTTATGCTGAGAAACTCTGGAGCCAAAGTTGATTCATCGGAGAGCTGTTGAGTTACAACTTATCAAGAAGTTACTTTAAGATTGAATGCGTGGATTATGGATTAAAATGGTTTGTTGATCAGGAAACTGAGAAATCATTTGATGAAGTTCATCTACGCCTCAATTTAGGGTTTGTAGATTCAAGATGTTATTCTTTGGGTATTGGAAGGGATGCTCTACTTGAGAAGAATTCTTTCGTTCATTTGTTTCTATTGGGTTTTCGGTAGAATTCCGGTCTTAAGATGGGGCACAGTACTGTGTATTTGCTCATTTCCGGTCTTAAGATGGGGCACAATACTTCGTATTTGCTCACAGCAACTCCCGCTTCTAAAACGAAaaggtatataaaaaatatggttGCAAGGTGTATGTAACTTTCCAACATTTTCAACTGGAGTAGTAAAACTTGTTATTAGTATTGTCTTCTCTACTTTTTATAGTACCTAAAATGATTGTAATATGAAAGGAAAGATGAAGAAAGGCAACGGATATTGGTAAAAGTCTGGTAAAAGTcgttgtgtttggttggtagcatagtttagtttagttttggtagtggatggagaaagaaataaggtaatgattggagataggggtaatgattgaagaaagataaagagagaaatgaaattaataattagagatatagagtaatgattgaagaaatatataaaataatgattggaaacaaaactaaaactaaaactaaaactaaattgaCAACCGAACAAAGCCAGTCTACGATCCCAAGATTCCTTTGAATTTTCAAACACGTGGAATCTTGTTTTGCCCGAACAATCAGTGGCATGAAAAAAGGATCGGCCATCAAGATCACCCCACCGGACGAGTAAATTTTGATTACAATGGTGATATCACGTCATTGTGCTGACGTAGTATTGCAATCCAATAACAGAACATCACGTGTTCGTGTTGACTCTATTATGCATATATGGTGGATAGTTACATAGATCCCACTAATTACCACATCACCGTTATGTGGATCCGAATTCATACATGGTGGAAAATAATTAGTTCGTTGCACCACATCAACAGAATGACGTGGTATCACTGTTGTATTTAAAAAATCCGGACCAAGACAAATGCATTTGTTCCGTTTGCGTCTTGGTCTCTCTGCTACAACtgttcaggagagagagagagagagagagattgcgtATGTTCCTTAGCAGACAGCATGTGTTCCTCACTTTCTGCAAAACTTTTGGAATTTAcatagaagaaaacaaaaatggtagCTGAAAATGTTTGAATCCAGTTTTGGACAGCGTAACTGTTTGACAATTCGACACATTAACATTTCTtacaccaaacaaacaaaaaacgtTGCCTTGCcgtcctcccctctctctctctttctttctctctctctctctctcacacacacacacacacattcatatctatataatatatatatatatatatatatatatatatatatcaaaatatgTATAGCTATTTGTAGATAcgccctcttcttcttcttcttcctcctcttcttcttcttcatttatCTTGGTTTTTATGGAAGCATCATCATCATGTTCCACACCCCTCTCAGTTCACACACTCCCTCAGCCCCGTCACCGCCGTATCTCCGCCCAAAAATTCCACTCTGTACAGCCAAACAACCCTTTTCCTctcactaccaccaccaccgcaagACGTTGCAGCATTAATTCTTCATCTTACTTAGCCACCTCAATATCACCCAACACTCCCTTTcctaccctttctctctcctcctctagAAAGCGATCTCGCCAGACTATTTCCGCAGCGTTCGAGCGGTTCACCGAGAGGGCAATTAAGGTGGTAACGTTGTCCCAAAGAGAGGCCAAAGCTTTGGGGAATGATACGGTGTCAACGCAGCACCTTTTGCTCGGTTTGATCGCCGAAAGCCGTGATGATGATGGGTTTCTTGGGACTGGGATTACCGTCGACGTAGCTCGTGAGGCCGTTACTGGTATTTGGCACAGCGATGGAACTGGTGATCGGAATTCGGCTACTTCTGCTGCTACTGATGTGGCGTTTGATGCCAGCACGAAGCGGGTTTTTGAAGCCGCCGTGGAGTATTCCCGTGGCATGGGCCATAGTTTCATTGCTCCCGAGCACGTTGCCGTTGGACTCTTCACCGTTGACGATGGCGGTGCTGGCCGCGTCCTCGAGAGGTACACTTGTtcgttttttgtgttttctataACCCAAGATGTCCTGGCCAACTTATTTGCACCTTGACTGATCTCATTAATTCCGTCGTACACTAATGTGTTTTCAGATTGGGGGCAGACCCAGATCACCTAGCAGCCGTAGCAGTCTTGAGACTTCAAGGAGAGCTTGCCAAAGATGGTAGAGAACCAATGGCTGCACCTAAAAAGTCGCATGACAAATTGCTTTCTGCAAAAGCCAATAGTAAAAAATCCTCACAGAGTATAAATGGTAAAGGTTATAATTTCTCatctaagatttttttttctttgatttgatTGTGCGAGTTGAAGCATAGAGGTAGAATGCTTCTGAGTTTATTACTGCTTGTGTCAGATAAAAGCGCATTGGCCAAATTCTGTGTGGATCTTACTGCTCGTGCTGGTGATGGACTCATTGATCCTGTAATTGGTCGGGACACAGAAGTCCGGAGAATCATTCAGATACTCTGCCGAAGGaccaaaaataatccaattctTCTTGGGGATACTGGAGTTGGGAAAACAGCCATTGCTGAGGGGTTGGCGATTAGTATTGCTCATGGAGAAGTTCCTATTCTATTGTTGGTGTGCTTCTCCTTTTCATATGGTTTACATCAGTTTTGAACATTTTATTCTTGAGTTATTTCAGATACATGTACTTATTTGTCTTAGGACCATTCTGTACGACCTTTTGATTAGATTTGTTGTTTTATACACAGACAAAGCGCATCGTGTCCTTAGATATTGGTCTATTAATCGCAGGCGCGAAGGAGAGGGGAGAGTTAGAGGGACGTGTTACTGAATTAATTAAGGATGTGAAGAAGTCAGGTGAACACCTTTTCTTTGGGAGTTACGTCCAGGATCCGAAATTAGTACATTCAAGCTCAGCATGATTTGTTGAATTTGCAGGCAATGTCATTCTTTTTATCGATGAAGTACACACCGTAGTCGGTTCAGGCACTGTTGGACGAGGAAACAAGGGGTCAGGTCTTGACATTGCAAATCTACTGAAGCCACCTCTTGGGAGGGGTGAAGTGCAGGTGATGGTCTCTTTTATATTCACGTTTCACTCTTATGCGACTGCTTATGAAGGAATATGATACATAAGATATGCACTCATATGCTAAGTGGGTCGTTTTCCAGTCTCTCAATCTTGATGTCAGGGGATCAATGACCCTTGCTGTATTGCTGACCTAATTTTAGCTTAATTTTGGTCCATGACTATTCTGTTAGCAATTGTGTAACATGATCGGCATTTGGTTGCTTGGTAGATTATTTTGCTGGGGTCTTGGATAGGGGTGTTGATAATCACTTGATATGTCCATACATTATGATTAACAATTCAAGATGGGGGATACTCGAATCTATATCCGTGTTCTGAGCACCGTTTACACTTTGGTTTTTCTACCTCAGATAGTTTTGCGAAGATTTAGATTGAGTTTGATGAAAATAGTGGGTTTCCCCAAGTTCTTTAATGTTCGTAGTAGGTCTTGTCTGCTATTTAAATGCACTAAAATTTCACTCTTTGCAGTGTATTGCATCAACAACTATGGATGAGTACAGGACCCATTTTGAAAAGGATAAAGCATTAGCACGAAGATTCCAACCTGTTTTGATTAATGAACCAAGTCAGGTATACGTAGTTTATAGATATCTTCACAATTCATATTTATGAAGTGTCTTGCATTACCACTTATTCGATTAACATTCTTTAAAAACTTACAGGAGGATGCATTTAGGATACTGTTGGGTTTGCGTGAAAAGTACGAGTCCCACCACAAATGCAAGTACACATTAGAGGCTTTGAAAGCTGCTGTGCATCTGTCAGCAATGTATATTCCTGATAGGCATCTTCCTGACAAGGCTATTGATCTCCTCGACGAAGCGGGAAGCAAAGCTCGTATGGAATCTTTTAGAAAGAAGAGGGAAGGGCAAACTTCCATACTTTCAAACTCACCTGATGTATACTGGCAAGAGATTAGAGCTGTTCAGGTCATGCATGAAGTGGTAAACATTTAGTCTTAGTGGTGGAGTTGGCAAGATTTCGTATGTGCTTATAATAGCATGAACTATTTCAGATTTTCTCATGGTACATACTTTGGAGTTCTGCGTGAGCAGGTtatcaaaagtaaaaataataaagacaATGATGCTTCTACCATTGAAGGGGATGAAAGAGAACTTCCGGATACGTCTTTTCCTGACACATTTGATGATGATGAGTATGCTTGCCGtcctttgaattttgaatggcGAATAGACTCAATAGAGACGCTAACTATGAGATACTTTGGATTGATTTTCAATTTGCACTCTCATGTTGTGTACTTTTCAGGCCTATGGTGGTGGTTGGACCTGGCGAAATAGCAGTAGTTGCTTCAATTTGGTCAGGAATTCCAGTTCAAAAGCTCACTGCTGATGAAAGAATGTTTCTGGTGGGTCTTGATGAGCAGCTTAAGAAACGTGTTCTTGGTCAAGATGAAGCGGTTGCAGCAATTTGTCGGGCCGTTAAGAGATCTCGGGTGGGGCTAAAGAACCCCAAGAGGCCAATTGCTACAATGCTGTTTTGCGGCCCTACTGGGGTCGGTAAAACAGAATTGACGAAAGCTTTGGCAGCTTGCTATTTTGGTTCAGTAAGACTCTCTGCATCCaacattttcccttcaatttaaCCCAGAACTTGCTATCCACCATAAAAATTGTTCTTGAAGTACTGGACTAGGAGGCCAAGACACTAATCTGAATCCTCTTTGTTCTGGTAGCATGTCAATCTAACCTGATGGCTAAATGAAGTTTTGAATAAGGACGAAGTTTTATGGCATTAATATGCTACCTCTCTGTTTGTATGGCCATTTTGAGAAAATTACAGGATGATCTATGGCTAAATATTCTTGTATTGTCTCTAAATTTCCTGGGAATAGAGTTGAATGACACTAATGGGCCTGAGTTGTTCTTTTTACAGGAGGCTGCCATGGTGAGGCTGGACATGAGTGAATATATGGAGCAGCATACTGTGAGCAAGTTAATAGGCCCGGCCCCTGGTTATTTAGGCTACGGCGAAGGAGGCACTCTTACAGAAGCTATAAGAAAGCGGCCTTTCACAGTGGTTTTGCTTGACGAAATAGAAAAGGCCCATCCCGACATATTTAATATTCTCCTTCAGATATTTGAAGATGGTCACCTCACTGATTCCCAGGTTTGTGCTTGTTACCTACTATGAATATTTGCTGGAAAAAAGGTTGCTCTACGGACCCCGTGTGTTTCGTACAAGATCTGATGTAAAAGAGAGATTTTGCAAAAACCATCTCTTTCTACCTGATTATGCGGTCAATAGAGATCAAAACCCCTGATTCCTAGGGATTGTGTTGCAGGGTCGAAGAGTGTCATTCAAGAATGCATTGGTTGTGATGACTTCTAACGTGGGTTCCACACTAATCGCAGAGGGTAGGCGCAAGTCCATTGGTTTCTCGGTTACAGATGAGGAATCCACTTCAACTTCATATGCTGGATTGAAAGCACTTGTGATGGAAGAACTTAAGGCGTACTTTCGACCAGAGTTGCTGAACAGGATAGATGAAGTGGTTGTCTTCCGTGCCTTGGAGAAGACTCAGGTTAACATCATAATGGTTTTTTCCAGTCTTGTTTCCTCCCTTCTTGATAGTTTTTAGGTTTTAAGCTAGTCCACTCACATCTCAGGACCAAAATTTCTGGTAATAGATTTTCTCAACTAAGAAGATTACTCTCTAGTTGGGAGTAGAAACCGGAATACTAGTGAAACTAGTAATAACTTGTAGTTTGTTTGAACCAATATGATTTCACCGAGGAGCGAAGCCATGAACTTGTTTAAATCAAACTGAAATTGTTCTGCAATTCTTTGCCTATATGCCGCTGAAACGATGACGTTGGTTTTTGTTCATTTCAGATGCTGGAAATATTAAACCTGATGCTGGTAGAGGTGAGAGGAAGGCTTGTAACTCAGGGAATCGGTCTGGAGGTGTCCGAAGCAGTGATGGACTTCATTTGCAAACAAGGTTTCGACAGAAGTTACGGGGCTCGGCCTCTTAGGAGAGCAGTTACCCTCCTGATTGAAGATCATCTGAGTGAAGCAATTCTTTCTGGCGATTTGAGGCCTGGTGACACCGCCGTCATTGATTTAGATGATTCAGGAAACCCAGTTGTCAGTAATCGGTCAACTCAGAAAATTTACTTGGCTGATACAACATCCTTGTTATAGGTAATCAATATTATAATTCTTGACAGTAATTTCATCCTGTATACGAAAGTTTCTTTATAGTGTAGGGATTACACACATTCATTATAAAAACGAGGATGGAAATAACACAGTTCAGAAATAATTTTGGTTCAATAAAAAGCGAAAAGGGTATTCGTTTTCATTGGCAATTCCTTTAGGACAGGAATCCACGTGAAGAGAAAAGGCAAGATTTGTACTACAGGAAGGTAACCCCAAGAACAGTTGCCATTAGAACCCAATCCATCATATACAACCTGAGGACAGGAAATTTGGAGGTGAATATGATcctaccaaaacaaaaaataacggAGAAATTCATCCCATTTCCCTCGGATAGAATTTTACTATCTGGTGTCTGGTGACTTGAAGCATCCAAACCCAATGCCCACCGAAAGGGCAGAGGAATCACAACAATATATGTATTGCAAAATTCAAGCTTAGGAACCTATACATGGATAGTTCGTCACAAAGTCACAAAACAAACTGAGGCTTGGCTAATTTTcttcagttcaaaaaaaaataaaaataaagaaaagagcCTTGAAGTCAAATGGACCTTATGTTTCACTTTCTTGAAGTCTAGCATGCGCAAAGATTGTAGTTCATCGATCACATGCTGTAGTCTGGCTTCTTTGTAAGGTTACTATCAAGCAGACAAATAGCATCTCCATGTTCAAATTAGGATTGTTTACCGGTCAGAGACGAGCCTCAAATGACCAAACCAGAAGTCGCTCTTGAGATCGAGTCCAGGTGGGTTGATGGAGGAGCTGCTCTTGTTGTGTAGCTCATCTCAATtggaacaaaataaacaatttctgAAAACCTCAGTTTCTATGTGAGTGACCAAAAAATTTGGCAGATAAAAGATCCAAGTCCATAGCCCATGGATATCCCTGAGACAATTTTCCAACTCTTTCCGGCTTTACTAAGAGAAAACACACTTAACAACAGCATCTCCGACTGTCCCAAGCAACACTTACCGCAAAGGCGCAAAATCAATCAGCACTGCTGCCAATAGCAATCTCCTGATATTTGATAATGATCTTTTTTATATGCAGTAAAAAGGTAAAACACAAaacacagaaaaagaaaaaaaaaagagccctGCAAGTGTACATTGTGTGGCACTAACAAATGAGAACATGGCATTAACACCACTCCTGGAAATGGCTAAAAATCATGCAGTGCCCTACTGCCAAAGTAATCTTTCCTGCTGCTATTTTTTTCTGAGACCAATactacaaaaaccaaaaattgatcCTAAGGTTTGTCAGCAAGCAGTCCACGAGAGATCAAGGCCAGCCGTTATTAACACGTTCATATTTTCTGAACATTTTTGGGTCAATATTTGCATCAGCCTTAGTGAGATGCAGACCCAATCAAATAGGCCAGATGTTTCTTATAAATACCTACGTACActtcttatcaaaaaaaaaaaatacctacGTACACTGAAAACCTCCTACACTAATGCAGCCTCTTTAAACAAGGACCACAAAAGCTAATGCACAAATACTAGAAAATTGTGGAGAGCATTGGCTGAATACAAGTATGGGGGATGATGGCCATAGCCCATATGCTTCACTTTAAATAACAGTGTCCGCAAACCCATAAAGACCCGAGTCCGGCTTCCGACTAGAAGTAGATGAGGGATTTAGCAATCCCACAAAGCCTTCTATCGATGGTGACACCCTAAACACGCCATTAACCCCAAGGGATGCTGGCTCAGGATGGCTGTGACCGATCACCCTTTCTCTCAATGGTGCATTCCCGTGCCACACATTTGGCTGAAAATAGTTATTATCAACTTGTCCGACGTTATAGCCACCCATGTGGCCTATCATCAATGGTGTAGGTTCCGCATAGCTGCAACCGATCAACCTTTCTCTGGATGGTGCATCCCCATGCCACCTGTATGGCTGACCATTGGTATTCACGACTAGACCGACACTATCAACTGGCATACCCCCATGAACCCCAGGCCCAGGATAAGGCCCTGCTGGTGGAACATGAAGTCCAGATGAGGAAGCAGAGAAACTAGCGTTGTGACCATGGATTCCGCCATTCAACAAGTTTGTTGGTATCAAACCTTCAGAAGAACTCTTGCCATCCACATAAGAGTTATGACTTAGCCGTGTCCGTTTTACCTCTTGGCTAGTCAAATTCTTCAAAGACTCAGGAGGTTCATCTGCTTCTCTCTTCTGTGTCACCTTCtctttaattttcttatttcgAAGAGATCCATCTGCTTCTCTCTTCTGTGTCACCTTCTCTTCAATTCTCTTATTTCGACGGGTGGTACTTCTTTGAAGGCCAGATATTAGTATAGGGATATTCCATCCAGGTATGTGGGGATCAATCTTGTGATCTACCAAACACTTGAGAGCAGACTTCAGATTGGCTAAATACTTCTTGTTTGCTTCGTTCTGTGCGGAATTACACAATTGCTGAATCAGGGAAAAGAAATACTTACAGAATTGATAAGAGAACCGAAAACTAGTGCATACCAATGCTTCATCAGAACTTGATACTTTTCTCTCTTCCATAACAGTATCTTTAGACTGTTTTAAAAATTGTTGCATACATAACTGAGGAGGGTACCGACTCTCCATCCCAAAAGTACAAGCAATATCAACAGCTTTAACtgccattttcttcttcatcatctccTCAACTATCTCTGTGGCATATACATACCGCGACATTAGGCAGGATGTACCGAAAAACCaagtataaataataaaacaaGCAACATTAATGAGTAAAACATGCATGACTTGCAACTTAATCAAATGTGTCATACATATCTCCATAAGCCTATGAGATTTTGATATGACATTCACCATATTCCCATAATCTCACCAGAGCCAGGGTTTTGACGATACGGTATCCATTTCCTAAATTATGCTTCGCTAAAAACCTATCATTCAAAGCTATCCAATTATTTCTTGCAAGTTTCTGCGACTTAAAAGAAGTAGATATGCAtaaaaagactatttatagtgACTAATGGACAAGGGGAAATAACACAGCATTGTCTGCAAATTAGAGTTTTCAGTCTGGTACTATCGGTACTTACTAACTAAAAATCTTGTAGAACTAATGTGAGAGGGGCAGCTATATGCAGGTACTATTAAGTTGCTAGAAAAAAGATGACAGAGGCTTGATTGTTGTAAAATGCACTAGATCTCTAAGATGTATGCAATTATGTATGCGGTTCTTATCACACTTCATTCTGTGCACTCCCTCCCTTCTTTGATAAGTTAGTTGTGCTCTCTATTCGGTTCTCTTGCTCTTCAGTTTGCAATGGACCTCTTCATATAGCTTTGAGCTAGCAATTATTATGATAGCCATGCAATGTATTTGGAGGTGGACTATATAAAACACTACTACTCCCAATGGCTTTGGTAATTTTTACACCCTGGGAATCCTTCATCATCTCCCATATTCATGTCATAGCAAAAGATCTCTCCCTGTTCTTATCATCTGATACTTGGGGCTATTGCTCCTTCTAAAACCACGTTTACAAGTAACAAAAACAACctactccatccgtccaaaAAAGATTGTCGAGTCTGCAAAACGATAAcctaaaaaaaacacatttttacctcgaaaatttcaatttttttgttgacaagttAAAAGAACGCGTTGTGTACTATTTACTAACTAGTGGCAAAAGGGTTGAACTTTTACGACAAAAATGAATTATCTTTCAAGTTCTCAGTTGGTCGACCAAACAATTTTTTGGTAAGGAGGTATATCTACACAATTCCAGTTTGTAGCTTGAACTAGAATCAGGAAAACCACATCACAGTCAAAATGCAAGTCC
This DNA window, taken from Rhododendron vialii isolate Sample 1 chromosome 8a, ASM3025357v1, encodes the following:
- the LOC131335283 gene encoding uncharacterized protein LOC131335283 isoform X5 translates to MASLLADVPTQAHWILELTKYDFKGAVGHLVASVPGIHSLRAPSILKSMYFLPGNTCASRSEGAKVLGSVETSVVGLSHLFRTSADSNGAQIKKLASFIAKCHENANGMLEILLRRNRNIPADANAVSILVPNPEDFSQGDCLQLGFLPRNVAKWVAPLSDIGLFRFSGCVYPKEVLATALDGSTSKVQMILYVSQGPAFSDMSEIVQSEQVSAICSLVASIQRSSGIWRLQEVLSHYKWPEHLETDFLFCASSIGSVNPQFLAAFSAAAGKTAAQFPESEESDPDWGCWSASQELKNPSIRIIFPTIERVKNASCGILASKYLLCFSQKTWQRLRNIDILRDAIPYPSDRVNHPMHVKVARRCFQSKKDSSSFGWVYSGSHNLSAAAWGRPIYKSIEINAVGAVKSNSVLGSRLHICNYELGIIFIVPPPDSTASSKHKTANLDDIVLPFVVPAPKYKSSDTPATAQAMREALVDRGRQMFMESAAAGEVMDEEVPDDEDDDIVVASDFFTEEKEDEKAYAEKLWSQS
- the LOC131335283 gene encoding uncharacterized protein LOC131335283 isoform X6; its protein translation is MSIGLRNVVVLYLGYSLGWRFPASGSFPVSAMGTLHGNTCASRSEGAKVLGSVETSVVGLSHLFRTSADSNGAQIKKLASFIAKCHENANGMLEILLRRNRNIPADANAVSILVPNPEDFSQGDCLQLGFLPRNVAKWVAPLSDIGLFRFSGCVYPKEVLATALDGSTSKVQMILYVSQGPAFSDMSEIVQSEQVSAICSLVASIQRSSGIWRLQEVLSHYKWPEHLETDFLFCASSIGSVNPQFLAAFSAAAGKTAAQFPESEESDPDWGCWSASQELKNPSIRIIFPTIERVKNASCGILASKYLLCFSQKTWQRLRNIDILRDAIPYPSDRVNHPMHVKVARRCFQSKKDSSSFGWVYSGSHNLSAAAWGRPIYKSIEINAVGAVKSNSVLGSRLHICNYELGIIFIVPPPDSTASSKHKTANLDDIVLPFVVPAPKYKSSDTPATAQAMREALVDRGRQMFMESAAAGEVMDEEVPDDEDDDIVVASDFFTEEKEDEKAYAEKLWSQS